In a single window of the Larimichthys crocea isolate SSNF chromosome XVII, L_crocea_2.0, whole genome shotgun sequence genome:
- the atf6 gene encoding cyclic AMP-dependent transcription factor ATF-6 alpha — MASDLTLHFDNHRQFPAMDGETGVISIDQGGEWDISLFDELDNLGDADELLEALENNGFASEGPDLDFDIDIPLWNAVETSSIYTDGEVSVDSLSPAHTLSSVPSPSSVEALSPYSLQDEALSPQSQLSPVSVCSESSGISVISPPAKRAPKRTSQAARAKQAAPVKRPIQIGPKVSIQPKPVITAVPLAHAAAPLQAKTIIIQPLQTTVLPMVKPAPVNIQPAPPPGHPIVLSQPSQVLQIQAPQAVTSNVVSMATLRQDRPVPVAAPPVVSVTLLSPSSDDDSKMSQRQQRMIKNRESASLSRKKKKEYLLSLEARLKMALSENEALKCENGNLKKQLEGLLSENTGLNAKVPKRRAVCLMVVLVFLMLNVGPMSLFQGGSKNDVYSPQHSGRHLLDFSSEAETEVVMDPEPVSSGPSEIVDSSEDKALMVVKDPVFLRPPPPCQPPVNRTKCLELAHELRGWVHRHEVQQTKFRRMSNSNHKPTRTILKTDNKEAESAQIVTVQYTETPEEKDPGSELQVYYAPHHTYGDFFDELNRRGDTFYIVSFRRDHLLLPATNHNKGSRPKMSVVLPAININDSIIRDKEYEVMMQIDCEVTDTRILHIRSSTIPPLLRVNRTDTFYQHSPTENQAAPPVGVLMGSA, encoded by the exons ATGGCGTCCGACCTAACGCTACACTTTGACAATCATCGACAGTTTCCTGCGATGGACGGCGAGACGGGCGTCATCTCCATCGACCAGGGAGGAGAGTGGG ACATCAGCCTGTTTGATGAGCTGGACAATCTAGGAGATGCGGATGAGCTACTCGAGGCCCTGGAGAATAATGGCTTT GCCAGTGAGGGTCCGGACCTGGACTTTGATATCGACATACCGCTGTGGAACGCGGTAGAAACGAGCAGCATCTACACAG ATGGCGAGGTGAGCGTGGACTCTCTGTCACCTGCCCACACTCTGAGCTCTGTCCCCTCTCCTTCGTCTGTGGAAGCCCTGTCCCCATATTCCTTACAA GATGAAGCCCTGTCCCCACAATCGCAGCTCTCTCCCGTTTCAGTCTGTTCAGAGTCCAGTGGCATCTCCGTAATCTCTCCTCCTGCTAAGAGAGCTCCAAAGAGGACCAGTCAGGCTGCACGAG CCAAACAAGCTGCGCCAGTCAAGAGACCGATTCAGATTGGCCCGAAGGTTTCCATCCAACCCAAACCGGTGATTACAGCTGTGCCCTTGGCTCATGCAGCAGCTCCCCTGCAGGCCAAAACAATCATCATCCAGCCCCTGCAGACCACTGTGCTGCCTATGGTCAAACCAGCTCCAGTCAACATCCAACCAGCGCCCCCTCCAG GACATCCCATAGTGCTGTCTCAGCCAAGCCAGGTGCTACAGATCCAGGCACCGCAGGCTGTCACCAGCAATGTGGTCTCCATGGCAACGCTCAGACAGGACAGGCCCGTCCCCGTTGCTGCTCCTCCGGTGGTCTCAGTCACACTCCTAAGCCCTTCGTCAGACGATGAT TCAAAGATGTCCCAGAGGCAACAGCGCATGATAAAGAACCGCGAGTCGGCATCCCTGTCtcggaaaaagaagaaagagtatCTGCTCTCACTGGAAGCTCGCCTGAAAATGGCATTGTCTGAGAATGAGGCGCTCAAGTGTGAGAATGGCAACCTCAAGAAACAGCTGGAGGGCCTGCTGAGTGAG AACACAGGGCTGAATGCAAAGGTCCCCAAGAGGAGAGCCGTGTGCCTcatggtggtgttggtgttccTCATGCTTAATGTTGGACCAATGAG TCTGTTTCAGGGTGGCTCCAAGAATGACGTCTATTCCCCGCAGCACAGCGGCAGACACCTGTTGGATTTCTCCTCTGAGGCAGAAACTGAGGTCGTGATGGACCCCGAACCCGTCAGCAGTGGCCCCTCTGAGATCGTGGACAG CTCTGAGGATAAAGCACTGATGGTGGTGAAGGATCCCGTCTTCCTTAGACCACCTCCCCCTTGCCAGCCTCCTGTTAACAGGACCAAGTGCTTAGA GTTGGCTCATGAGTTGAGAGGTTGGGTCCACCGTCATGAAGTACAGCAGACCAAATTCAGGCGCATGAGTAACAGCAATCACAAACCCACCAGGACCATTCTG aaaacagataataAGGAGGCTGAGAGTGCCCAGATTGTGACAGTACAATACACGGAAACTCCAGAGGAAAA GGATCCTGGCAGCGAACTGCAGGTATACTACGCACCTCACCATACCTACGGTGACTTCTTTGATGAGCTCAATCGTCGTGGCGACACTTTCTACATAGTGTCTTTCCGCAGG GATCATCTTCTACTTCCTGCCACCAACCACAACAAAGGAAGTCGACCCAAGATGTCTGTGGTGTTGCCAGCCATCAACATAAATG ACAGCATCATAAGGGACAAAGAGTACGAGGTGATGATGCAGATTGACTGTGAAGTAACCGACACCAGGATCCTCCACATCAGGTCCTCCACCATCCCACCTTTGCTCAGGGTCAATCGCACAGACACGTTTTACCAGCACTCTCCGACTGAGAACCAGGCTGCACCTCCTGTCGGTGTGCTCATGGGGTCTGCTTAA